Proteins from a genomic interval of Garra rufa chromosome 4, GarRuf1.0, whole genome shotgun sequence:
- the nrcama gene encoding neuronal cell adhesion molecule a isoform X1, giving the protein MDRKRSCTLCGGAVMMLLLLLGHMTNALEVPLDPKVLEGLPQPPTITHQSPKDYIIDPRENIIIHCEAKGKPDPSFSWTRNGTHFDVEKDSKVIMNPKSGTLVIDISGEKAEAYEGVYQCIARNEHGSAMSNNIVIRQSRSPLWSKEKIKPITVQRGMSLALQCRPPAGLPPPIIFWMDNNFQRLPQNSRVSQALNGDLYFSNVLMDDTRNDYICYARFPYTQTIQQKQPITVNVLDIEAMNDTVLAAFLNGSDFWGDSPFGERAPNFMQPPGTHSTSMVLKGDTLQLECIADGLPTPDISWSKVNGDLPSGRFSFHTFQKTLKITEVTEADGGDYRCLAKNRLGSNHHIITVVVRAAPFWISAPQNLILAPKESGMLTCRAGGNPKPTITWSVNGIPIENSHKDPSRKIENSDIILSDVQTGSSSVYQCNVSNEYGYLLANAFVSVLAEPPRVLTPPNHVYSVVTNSRALLDCASFGSPLPKITWFKDSQSIVDSDSYVIHKNNTLEINVARPLNSGKYTCIASNSLGNKENHVYLEVKDPTRIIKQPGYKVVQRNSMAVFECRVKHDPSLFPSMIWLKDNMELPDDTRFEVGSDSLTIHDVREDDEGNYTCIRNTTLDQDSASAMLTVVEATPTPPLIMDIPDPPTDLELTDQRERSVQLTWTPGDEQNSPIQLFLIQYEDSLHGPGVWVNMTEVSGTSTTAHLELSPYVYYSFRVLALNEMGLSEPSTSSGQYRTNPAPPDVNPSDVEVIGMSPDSMTVTWRELTGLESNGPGLQYKVSWRQKDLDQKWTSLTLVNVSQYVVTGTPTFALYEVTVQAVNDYGFGPRPQVVLGYSGEDLPTVAPENLKVSVQNGTLAEVYWDAVPLSTVRGRLNGYKVSYWKMRSLHKEEPEPEKPQELIIHGSETEGLLIDLHPYSQYTLNIRAYNGKGNGPTSANQIFETPEGVPGPPANLEVENLNLDSLIIKWAPPIEYNGHLTGYLLKYQPINTTDELGPFKELLLKANETSITLENLKHSTRYKFYLNAMTVKGSGPTVTEEGVTIVDEALIRHPAVEAGKGSTPPSPPPTPPVTQSLQSPFHKAPPAGRMFGSVNSSVEEDHAVISWEYSWPDRNVYVEYVVDNSKEPWKKEFVNGTRTYQIRGLKPGMSYRVRVVAKDHSDTTVHSTDELLITVPAMTSKQVDIATQGWFIGLMCAIALLILVLLIVCFIKRNKGGKYPVKEKEDAHQDPEIQPMKEDDGTFGEYSDTEDHKPLKGSRTPSNGTVKKDDSDDSLVDYGEGGDGQFNEDGSFIGQYSGKKEKDTAEGNESSEAPSPVNAMNSFV; this is encoded by the exons CTTTTCATGGACACGTAACGGCACTCATTTCGATGTGGAAAAGGATTCCAAAGTTATCATGAATCCCAAATCAGGCACTCTGGTCATTGACATCAGCGGAGAGAAGGCAGAGGCATACGAGGGAGTTTACCAGTGCATCGCCCGCAACGAGCACGGCTCTGCCATGTCCAATAACATTGTCATCCGACAGTCAA GGTCCCCCTTGTGGTCAAAAGAGAAAATTAAACCAATCACAGTGCAGAGGGGAATGTCTCTAGCGCTGCAGTGCAGGCCCCCGGCTGGCTTGCCTCCTCCAATCATCTTCTGGATGGATAACA ATTTCCAGAGACTTCCTCAAAACAGTCGTGTGTCCCAAGCTTTAAACGGAGACCTGTATTTCTCCAACGTGCTCATGGATGACACCAGAAATGACTACATCTGCTACGCCCGCTTCCCATACACTCAGACTATCCAACAGAAACAGCCCATCACCGTCAACGTGCTGGACA TTGAAGCTATGAATGACACTGTGTTGGCAGCTTTTTTGAATGGCTCAGATTTTTGGGGTG ACAGTCCTTTTGGGGAGAGAGCACCTAATTTCATGCAGCCACCAGGAACGCACAGTACCAGCATGGTCTTGAAAGGAGACACGTTGCAGCTGGAGTGCATCGCTGATGGCCT tccAACGCCAGATATCTCCTGGAGCAAGGTGAACGGGGACCTGCCAAGCGGCCGTTTTTCATTTCACACTTTCCAGAAAACTCTGAAGATAACAGAGGTGACAGAAGCGGATGGGGGAGATTACCGCTGTTTAGCCAAGAATCGCCTGGGGAGCAACCATCACATCATCACTGTAGTGGTCAGAG CGGCTCCCTTTTGGATCAGCGCCCCTCAGAATCTCATCCTGGCCCCGAAAGAATCTGGAATGCTAACCTGCCGGGCAGGTGGCAACCCTAAACCCACAATCACATGGTCTGTCAACGGAATTCCCATTGAAA ACTCACATAAAGACCCCAGTAGGAAAATCGAAAATAGCGACATCATCCTCAGTGATGTTCAGACCGGCTCAAGCTCTGTTTATCAGTGCAACGTCTCCAATGAGTACGGTTACCTGCTGGCCAATGCCTTTGTCAGCGTCCTGG CTGAGCCTCCAAGGGTGCTGACTCCTCCAAATCATGTGTACTCAGTTGTCACGAACAGCAGGGCTCTGTTAGACTGTGCTTCGTTTGGCTCACCTCTTCCAAAAATCACATG GTTTAAAGACAGTCAAAGCATAGTGGATAGCGACTCATACGTCATTCATAAAAACAATACCTTAGAGATCAATGTGGCTCGGCCACTAAACAGTGGCAAATACACCTGCATTGCCTCAAACAGTCTTGGCAACAAAGAAAACCATGTTTACTTGGAAGTGAAAG ATCCTACACGGATCATCAAACAGCCTGGGTATAAAGTGGTCCAGAGAAACAGCATGGCTGTATTTGAGTGCAGGGTCAAACACGACCCTTCTCTCTTTCCCTCCATGATATGGCTCAAAGACAATATGGAGCTTCCCGACGACACTCG attTGAGGTGGGCTCTGACAGTCTGACTATACATGATGTGAGAGAAGACGACGAGGGCAACTACACCTGCATCAGAAACACCACCCTTGACCAAGATTCAGCCAGCGCTATGCTCACAGTAGTCG AGGCCACACCAACACCACCTCTTATAATGG ACATACCAGACCCGCCCACAGACCTGGAGCTGACGGACCAACGAGAGCGCAGTGTTCAGCTTACATGGACCCCTGGGGATGAACAAAATAGTCCTATTCAAT TGTTCCTGATCCAATATGAAGATTCACTCCATGGGCCTGGAGTATGGGTCAATATGACTGAAGTCTCAGGAACCAGCACCACAGCACACCTGGAGCTTTCCCCGTATGTGTATTACTCCTTCAGGGTGCTGGCACTCAATGAAATGGGTCTGAGTGAACCCAGCACTTCCTCTGGACAGTATAGAACCAACCCCGCAC CGCCTGACGTGAATCCATCAGACGTTGAAGTCATTGGAATGTCACCTGACAGTATGACAGTAACTTGGAGG GAGCTGACTGGGCTGGAGTCAAACGGTCCAGGCCTACAGTACAAGGTGAGCTGGAGGCAGAAAGATCTGGATCAGAAATGGACATCACTCACTCTGGTCAATGTCTCGCAATATGTGGTGACAGGGACACCCACTTTTGCACTGTATGAAGTCACTGTGCAGGCGGTCAATGACTATGGCTTTGGTCCTAGACCTCAGGTGGTGCTGGGATACTCAGGAGAGGACT TACCAACTGTGGCTCCAGAGAACCTAAAGGTTTCGGTTCAGAATGGGACATTGGCTGAAGTGTACTGGGACGCTGTTCCTCTTTCAACAGTACGAGGGAGACTGAATGGATATAAG GTGAGTTATTGGAAGATGAGAAGCTTACACAAGGAAGAACCTGAGCCCGAGAAACCACAGGAGCTCATTATTCACGGGAGTGAGACGGAGGGTCTTCTGATTGACCTTCATCCCTACAGTCAGTACACCCTTAACATTAGAGCCTACAACGGTAAAGGAAACGGACCCACCAGTGCCAATCAGATATTTGAAACACCAGAGGGAG tTCCTGGGCCTCCTGCAAATTTAGAAGTCGAAAATCTAAACCTGGACTCATTGATTATAAAGTGGGCGCCACCTATAGAATACAACGGACACTTGACAGGATACTTGCTCAAATACCAGCCTA TCAACACAACAGATGAACTTGGGCCGTTCAAAGAGCTGCTTCTAAAAGCAAACGAGACCAGCATCACACTGGAAAACCTCAAGCACAGCACACGCTACAAGTTCTATTTGAACGCCATGACTGTCAAGGGCTCTGGCCCCACTGTTACAGAAGAGGGCGTCACAATCGTGGATGAAG CATTAATTCGGCACCCCGCAGTAGAGGCGGGTAAAG GCTCAACCCCCCCTTCACCACCTCCAACCCCCCCTGTCACTCAATCTTTGCAGTCCCCGTTTCACAAGG cgccacctgctggtcgGATGTTTGGGAGTGTGAACTCCTCGGTGGAGGAGGACCATGCTGTGATAAGCTGGGAATACTCGTGGCCGGATAGGAATGTTTATGTGGAATATGTTGTTGATAACA GTAAAGAACCCTGGAAAAAAGAGTTTGTAAATGGCACTCGGACATATCAGATTAGAGGACTAAAGCCGGGGATGTCCTATAGGGTTCGGGTGGTAGCCAAAGACCACTCGGACACAACGGTTCACAGTACAGACGAGCTGTTGATTACAGTTCCAG CTATGACTAGCAAGCAGGTTGACATAGCCACACAGGGCTGGTTTATCGGGCTGATGTGTGCTATTGCTTTGCTGATCCTGGTGCTCCTCATTGTTTGCTTTATAAAGAGGAACAAAGGAGGCAAATATCCAG TAAAAGAAAAAGAAGACGCCCATCAAGACCCAGAAATCCAGCCCATGAAAGAGGATGATGGAACATTTGGGGAGTACAG TGACACCGAGGACCACAAGCCCTTGAAAGGCAGCCGGACCCCATCCAACGGCACGGTCAAGAAGGACGACAGCGACGACAGCCTGGTGGATTACGGCGAGGGAGGAGATGGCCAGTTCAACGAGGACGGCTCGTTCATCGGCCAGTACAGCGGGAAGAAGGAAAAAGACACGGCGGAGGGCAACGAGAGTTCGGAGGCTCCTTCTCCGGTCAACGCCATGAACTCCTTCGTGTAA
- the nrcama gene encoding neuronal cell adhesion molecule a isoform X4, which translates to MDRKRSCTLCGGAVMMLLLLLGHMTNALEVPLDPKVLEGLPQPPTITHQSPKDYIIDPRENIIIHCEAKGKPDPSFSWTRNGTHFDVEKDSKVIMNPKSGTLVIDISGEKAEAYEGVYQCIARNEHGSAMSNNIVIRQSRSPLWSKEKIKPITVQRGMSLALQCRPPAGLPPPIIFWMDNNFQRLPQNSRVSQALNGDLYFSNVLMDDTRNDYICYARFPYTQTIQQKQPITVNVLDNSPFGERAPNFMQPPGTHSTSMVLKGDTLQLECIADGLPTPDISWSKVNGDLPSGRFSFHTFQKTLKITEVTEADGGDYRCLAKNRLGSNHHIITVVVRAAPFWISAPQNLILAPKESGMLTCRAGGNPKPTITWSVNGIPIENSHKDPSRKIENSDIILSDVQTGSSSVYQCNVSNEYGYLLANAFVSVLAEPPRVLTPPNHVYSVVTNSRALLDCASFGSPLPKITWFKDSQSIVDSDSYVIHKNNTLEINVARPLNSGKYTCIASNSLGNKENHVYLEVKDPTRIIKQPGYKVVQRNSMAVFECRVKHDPSLFPSMIWLKDNMELPDDTRFEVGSDSLTIHDVREDDEGNYTCIRNTTLDQDSASAMLTVVEATPTPPLIMDIPDPPTDLELTDQRERSVQLTWTPGDEQNSPIQLFLIQYEDSLHGPGVWVNMTEVSGTSTTAHLELSPYVYYSFRVLALNEMGLSEPSTSSGQYRTNPAPPDVNPSDVEVIGMSPDSMTVTWRELTGLESNGPGLQYKVSWRQKDLDQKWTSLTLVNVSQYVVTGTPTFALYEVTVQAVNDYGFGPRPQVVLGYSGEDLPTVAPENLKVSVQNGTLAEVYWDAVPLSTVRGRLNGYKVSYWKMRSLHKEEPEPEKPQELIIHGSETEGLLIDLHPYSQYTLNIRAYNGKGNGPTSANQIFETPEGVPGPPANLEVENLNLDSLIIKWAPPIEYNGHLTGYLLKYQPINTTDELGPFKELLLKANETSITLENLKHSTRYKFYLNAMTVKGSGPTVTEEGVTIVDEALIRHPAVEAGKGSTPPSPPPTPPVTQSLQSPFHKAPPAGRMFGSVNSSVEEDHAVISWEYSWPDRNVYVEYVVDNSKEPWKKEFVNGTRTYQIRGLKPGMSYRVRVVAKDHSDTTVHSTDELLITVPAMTSKQVDIATQGWFIGLMCAIALLILVLLIVCFIKRNKGGKYPVKEKEDAHQDPEIQPMKEDDGTFGEYSDTEDHKPLKGSRTPSNGTVKKDDSDDSLVDYGEGGDGQFNEDGSFIGQYSGKKEKDTAEGNESSEAPSPVNAMNSFV; encoded by the exons CTTTTCATGGACACGTAACGGCACTCATTTCGATGTGGAAAAGGATTCCAAAGTTATCATGAATCCCAAATCAGGCACTCTGGTCATTGACATCAGCGGAGAGAAGGCAGAGGCATACGAGGGAGTTTACCAGTGCATCGCCCGCAACGAGCACGGCTCTGCCATGTCCAATAACATTGTCATCCGACAGTCAA GGTCCCCCTTGTGGTCAAAAGAGAAAATTAAACCAATCACAGTGCAGAGGGGAATGTCTCTAGCGCTGCAGTGCAGGCCCCCGGCTGGCTTGCCTCCTCCAATCATCTTCTGGATGGATAACA ATTTCCAGAGACTTCCTCAAAACAGTCGTGTGTCCCAAGCTTTAAACGGAGACCTGTATTTCTCCAACGTGCTCATGGATGACACCAGAAATGACTACATCTGCTACGCCCGCTTCCCATACACTCAGACTATCCAACAGAAACAGCCCATCACCGTCAACGTGCTGGACA ACAGTCCTTTTGGGGAGAGAGCACCTAATTTCATGCAGCCACCAGGAACGCACAGTACCAGCATGGTCTTGAAAGGAGACACGTTGCAGCTGGAGTGCATCGCTGATGGCCT tccAACGCCAGATATCTCCTGGAGCAAGGTGAACGGGGACCTGCCAAGCGGCCGTTTTTCATTTCACACTTTCCAGAAAACTCTGAAGATAACAGAGGTGACAGAAGCGGATGGGGGAGATTACCGCTGTTTAGCCAAGAATCGCCTGGGGAGCAACCATCACATCATCACTGTAGTGGTCAGAG CGGCTCCCTTTTGGATCAGCGCCCCTCAGAATCTCATCCTGGCCCCGAAAGAATCTGGAATGCTAACCTGCCGGGCAGGTGGCAACCCTAAACCCACAATCACATGGTCTGTCAACGGAATTCCCATTGAAA ACTCACATAAAGACCCCAGTAGGAAAATCGAAAATAGCGACATCATCCTCAGTGATGTTCAGACCGGCTCAAGCTCTGTTTATCAGTGCAACGTCTCCAATGAGTACGGTTACCTGCTGGCCAATGCCTTTGTCAGCGTCCTGG CTGAGCCTCCAAGGGTGCTGACTCCTCCAAATCATGTGTACTCAGTTGTCACGAACAGCAGGGCTCTGTTAGACTGTGCTTCGTTTGGCTCACCTCTTCCAAAAATCACATG GTTTAAAGACAGTCAAAGCATAGTGGATAGCGACTCATACGTCATTCATAAAAACAATACCTTAGAGATCAATGTGGCTCGGCCACTAAACAGTGGCAAATACACCTGCATTGCCTCAAACAGTCTTGGCAACAAAGAAAACCATGTTTACTTGGAAGTGAAAG ATCCTACACGGATCATCAAACAGCCTGGGTATAAAGTGGTCCAGAGAAACAGCATGGCTGTATTTGAGTGCAGGGTCAAACACGACCCTTCTCTCTTTCCCTCCATGATATGGCTCAAAGACAATATGGAGCTTCCCGACGACACTCG attTGAGGTGGGCTCTGACAGTCTGACTATACATGATGTGAGAGAAGACGACGAGGGCAACTACACCTGCATCAGAAACACCACCCTTGACCAAGATTCAGCCAGCGCTATGCTCACAGTAGTCG AGGCCACACCAACACCACCTCTTATAATGG ACATACCAGACCCGCCCACAGACCTGGAGCTGACGGACCAACGAGAGCGCAGTGTTCAGCTTACATGGACCCCTGGGGATGAACAAAATAGTCCTATTCAAT TGTTCCTGATCCAATATGAAGATTCACTCCATGGGCCTGGAGTATGGGTCAATATGACTGAAGTCTCAGGAACCAGCACCACAGCACACCTGGAGCTTTCCCCGTATGTGTATTACTCCTTCAGGGTGCTGGCACTCAATGAAATGGGTCTGAGTGAACCCAGCACTTCCTCTGGACAGTATAGAACCAACCCCGCAC CGCCTGACGTGAATCCATCAGACGTTGAAGTCATTGGAATGTCACCTGACAGTATGACAGTAACTTGGAGG GAGCTGACTGGGCTGGAGTCAAACGGTCCAGGCCTACAGTACAAGGTGAGCTGGAGGCAGAAAGATCTGGATCAGAAATGGACATCACTCACTCTGGTCAATGTCTCGCAATATGTGGTGACAGGGACACCCACTTTTGCACTGTATGAAGTCACTGTGCAGGCGGTCAATGACTATGGCTTTGGTCCTAGACCTCAGGTGGTGCTGGGATACTCAGGAGAGGACT TACCAACTGTGGCTCCAGAGAACCTAAAGGTTTCGGTTCAGAATGGGACATTGGCTGAAGTGTACTGGGACGCTGTTCCTCTTTCAACAGTACGAGGGAGACTGAATGGATATAAG GTGAGTTATTGGAAGATGAGAAGCTTACACAAGGAAGAACCTGAGCCCGAGAAACCACAGGAGCTCATTATTCACGGGAGTGAGACGGAGGGTCTTCTGATTGACCTTCATCCCTACAGTCAGTACACCCTTAACATTAGAGCCTACAACGGTAAAGGAAACGGACCCACCAGTGCCAATCAGATATTTGAAACACCAGAGGGAG tTCCTGGGCCTCCTGCAAATTTAGAAGTCGAAAATCTAAACCTGGACTCATTGATTATAAAGTGGGCGCCACCTATAGAATACAACGGACACTTGACAGGATACTTGCTCAAATACCAGCCTA TCAACACAACAGATGAACTTGGGCCGTTCAAAGAGCTGCTTCTAAAAGCAAACGAGACCAGCATCACACTGGAAAACCTCAAGCACAGCACACGCTACAAGTTCTATTTGAACGCCATGACTGTCAAGGGCTCTGGCCCCACTGTTACAGAAGAGGGCGTCACAATCGTGGATGAAG CATTAATTCGGCACCCCGCAGTAGAGGCGGGTAAAG GCTCAACCCCCCCTTCACCACCTCCAACCCCCCCTGTCACTCAATCTTTGCAGTCCCCGTTTCACAAGG cgccacctgctggtcgGATGTTTGGGAGTGTGAACTCCTCGGTGGAGGAGGACCATGCTGTGATAAGCTGGGAATACTCGTGGCCGGATAGGAATGTTTATGTGGAATATGTTGTTGATAACA GTAAAGAACCCTGGAAAAAAGAGTTTGTAAATGGCACTCGGACATATCAGATTAGAGGACTAAAGCCGGGGATGTCCTATAGGGTTCGGGTGGTAGCCAAAGACCACTCGGACACAACGGTTCACAGTACAGACGAGCTGTTGATTACAGTTCCAG CTATGACTAGCAAGCAGGTTGACATAGCCACACAGGGCTGGTTTATCGGGCTGATGTGTGCTATTGCTTTGCTGATCCTGGTGCTCCTCATTGTTTGCTTTATAAAGAGGAACAAAGGAGGCAAATATCCAG TAAAAGAAAAAGAAGACGCCCATCAAGACCCAGAAATCCAGCCCATGAAAGAGGATGATGGAACATTTGGGGAGTACAG TGACACCGAGGACCACAAGCCCTTGAAAGGCAGCCGGACCCCATCCAACGGCACGGTCAAGAAGGACGACAGCGACGACAGCCTGGTGGATTACGGCGAGGGAGGAGATGGCCAGTTCAACGAGGACGGCTCGTTCATCGGCCAGTACAGCGGGAAGAAGGAAAAAGACACGGCGGAGGGCAACGAGAGTTCGGAGGCTCCTTCTCCGGTCAACGCCATGAACTCCTTCGTGTAA